One window of Bacillus alkalicellulosilyticus genomic DNA carries:
- a CDS encoding squalene/phytoene synthase family protein, with amino-acid sequence MKETKKLKKAANDMLKATSRTFYIPITGLPSELKEAVTSAYLCMRAIDEIEDHPGLPSDNKIDLLTKISNVLTQPAHEEKLNALLQPYSNILPEVSLCLNDWIKVCPKAVEPNVLHYTSIMAKGMADWVDKGFEVHSEEDLDEYTYYVAGLVGELLSELWAWYDNVETDQELAIAFGRGLQAVNIIRNRDEDLQRGGVDFFPNGWEFKDMFSYARRNLNMGNRYLECINPGPIYNFCKIPLALANGTLEAIEKGKEKLSRTDVLKIVGKVAKEQIL; translated from the coding sequence ATGAAAGAAACAAAAAAATTAAAAAAAGCAGCAAATGATATGCTAAAAGCCACAAGCCGTACATTTTATATTCCAATAACTGGACTTCCTTCCGAATTAAAAGAAGCAGTTACTTCAGCATATTTATGCATGAGAGCGATAGATGAAATAGAAGACCACCCTGGACTTCCTTCTGATAATAAAATTGACTTACTTACAAAAATCAGTAATGTTTTAACACAACCAGCTCACGAAGAAAAACTGAATGCGTTATTACAACCATATAGCAATATACTTCCTGAAGTATCGTTGTGCTTAAATGACTGGATAAAGGTTTGTCCTAAAGCAGTGGAACCGAACGTTCTGCATTATACGTCGATTATGGCTAAAGGAATGGCGGATTGGGTAGATAAAGGATTTGAAGTGCATAGTGAAGAAGATTTAGACGAATATACATATTATGTGGCTGGTCTTGTTGGAGAGTTACTATCAGAATTATGGGCTTGGTACGATAACGTTGAAACGGACCAAGAGCTAGCCATCGCATTTGGACGAGGTCTACAAGCTGTTAATATTATCCGAAATCGCGATGAAGACCTTCAGCGTGGAGGCGTTGATTTCTTCCCGAACGGCTGGGAGTTTAAGGACATGTTTTCGTATGCAAGACGAAATTTAAACATGGGGAATCGTTATCTTGAATGTATTAACCCTGGTCCTATCTACAACTTCTGCAAAATTCCTTTAGCATTAGCGAACGGTACGCTAGAAGCGATTGAAAAAGGAAAAGAGAAACTAAGTCGAACAGACGTCCTAAAAATTGTTGGCAAAGTAGCCAAAGAACAAATTCTATAA
- a CDS encoding (Fe-S)-binding protein: protein MNHIQQQFKDRLSEDELHNCMKCGFCLPSCPTYIESGYKESHSPRGRIAIMKAVSEGLIDVDEDVEKSLSLCLGCRACEPVCPPGVNYGQLLEDARDIITQNKKHSLFVKGFRKFIFSSLFPSPSRMRNIVALLGVYQRWFQKICRNIGVLKLLPTHLQITEKVLPAVPSFKEMKDGPTSLSPLAPTQKSVAFFSGCLMNTMFLATNSSTLTLLQQTGCDVNIPNEQVCCGALHAHGGEKGKAKELARKNIAAFEKVPVDSIISNAGGCGAFLREYDHLLKDDPDWSKRAHHFVQKINDISTHLVHSNYQEGHPLSLPEQTITYQDSCHLRNVMKVSEEPRALLKYIIGIDYKEMNGAGSCCGSAGIYNLLEPKMASDILDAKMKNVKAVNPTTIVTSNPGCLLQMKIGIEREGLSEHIRVVHLADILVEASVHSSVINKTTGKQESFV, encoded by the coding sequence ATGAATCATATTCAACAACAGTTTAAGGATAGACTTAGTGAAGATGAATTGCACAATTGCATGAAATGTGGATTTTGTTTGCCTAGCTGTCCTACGTATATCGAATCGGGATATAAAGAATCACATTCACCACGTGGTAGAATTGCGATTATGAAGGCTGTTTCAGAAGGCCTTATAGACGTAGATGAAGATGTCGAGAAATCATTGTCTTTGTGTTTAGGGTGTCGTGCCTGTGAGCCAGTTTGCCCACCTGGTGTCAATTATGGTCAACTGCTAGAGGACGCTCGAGATATTATTACTCAAAATAAAAAGCATTCTCTTTTTGTAAAAGGGTTTCGAAAATTTATTTTTTCATCATTATTTCCGTCACCCTCGCGAATGCGAAACATAGTTGCACTACTAGGAGTTTATCAACGTTGGTTCCAAAAGATATGTAGAAATATTGGTGTCTTAAAGCTCCTACCAACACATCTTCAAATAACAGAAAAGGTATTACCAGCTGTTCCTAGTTTTAAAGAAATGAAAGATGGACCCACATCACTATCACCTCTGGCACCAACTCAGAAGTCCGTTGCTTTTTTTTCTGGATGCTTAATGAATACGATGTTTTTAGCTACGAATAGCTCAACGTTGACGTTATTACAACAAACAGGTTGTGATGTGAACATTCCGAATGAACAAGTTTGCTGTGGAGCCTTACACGCCCATGGTGGTGAAAAAGGAAAAGCAAAAGAACTAGCGAGAAAAAACATCGCTGCTTTTGAAAAGGTACCAGTCGATAGCATCATATCTAATGCTGGAGGATGCGGAGCATTTTTACGAGAGTATGACCATTTATTAAAAGATGATCCAGATTGGAGCAAACGAGCTCATCACTTTGTTCAAAAAATAAACGACATTTCTACACATCTAGTACATTCAAACTATCAAGAAGGCCACCCTTTATCCTTACCTGAACAAACAATTACCTATCAGGATTCTTGTCATTTGCGAAACGTCATGAAAGTATCTGAAGAACCAAGAGCGTTACTTAAGTATATTATAGGAATCGACTATAAAGAAATGAACGGAGCAGGAAGTTGTTGTGGGTCAGCGGGAATTTATAATTTACTAGAACCTAAAATGGCTTCAGACATTCTAGATGCAAAGATGAAGAATGTGAAAGCGGTGAATCCAACCACGATAGTAACGTCTAACCCTGGTTGCTTGCTACAAATGAAAATAGGTATTGAACGTGAGGGACTATCCGAACACATACGTGTAGTTCATTTGGCTGATATATTAGTTGAAGCATCAGTCCATAGTAGTGTTATCAATAAAACAACAGGAAAACAGGAAAGTTTTGTATAA
- the glcD gene encoding glycolate oxidase subunit GlcD: protein MISNAVKLKMIDIVGKENYQDSKVDRLVYSYDATPLYQSFPDAVIAPRTTQEVANIVKICNQNHIPIVPRGSGTNLSAGTCPTEGGLVLLFSNMNKIIELDQENVTITVQPGVITGEMSSYVEEKGLFYPPDPSSMKISTIGGNINENSGGLRGLKYGVTRDYVLALEAVMANGDIVRTGGKLAKDVAGYDLTRLLVGSEGTLAIITEATLKLVPKPETKRTMLALYKDLEAAAKTVSKILSSKIIPATLEFLDKATIQVVEEFSNIGLPTDVEAILLIEQDGKIDSVLDDMSVIESICKQEEAVSVQMAETEEEANALVTARRSALSALARLKPTTVLEDATVPRSEIATMVRAINDIANKYNLRICTFGHAGDGNLHPTCPTDARDKEEIQRVELAFDEIFEKAIELGGTITGEHGVGVMKAPYLEWKIGKEGIAVMKAIKLALDPNQIMNPGKVFARDKRKRVVVSNESYSTTV from the coding sequence ATGATTTCTAACGCAGTTAAATTAAAAATGATAGATATTGTGGGCAAAGAGAATTATCAAGATTCAAAAGTTGACCGACTTGTATACTCGTATGATGCTACACCACTTTATCAATCGTTTCCTGATGCCGTAATAGCCCCAAGGACAACTCAGGAAGTGGCGAACATCGTGAAAATTTGTAATCAAAACCATATCCCTATTGTCCCAAGGGGCTCTGGGACGAATCTTTCAGCGGGAACATGTCCGACTGAAGGAGGACTTGTCCTTTTATTTTCAAATATGAACAAGATTATCGAACTCGACCAAGAAAATGTAACGATAACGGTACAACCCGGGGTTATTACTGGTGAAATGTCTTCGTACGTGGAAGAGAAAGGCTTATTTTATCCACCTGACCCTAGCTCTATGAAAATATCAACCATTGGTGGGAATATAAATGAAAATTCTGGAGGATTGCGAGGACTTAAATATGGAGTAACTCGTGATTATGTGCTTGCGTTAGAAGCAGTTATGGCAAATGGTGATATTGTACGAACGGGAGGAAAGCTTGCAAAGGATGTTGCGGGGTATGATTTAACCCGTTTATTAGTAGGCTCTGAAGGAACACTTGCTATTATTACGGAGGCGACTTTGAAATTAGTACCTAAACCAGAAACGAAACGAACAATGTTAGCATTATACAAAGATTTAGAAGCAGCAGCCAAAACGGTATCAAAAATTTTATCATCTAAAATTATTCCGGCAACTTTGGAGTTTTTAGACAAGGCTACCATTCAAGTGGTTGAAGAGTTTTCTAATATTGGCCTTCCGACAGATGTAGAAGCCATATTACTCATTGAACAAGACGGGAAGATTGATTCGGTACTTGATGATATGTCAGTAATAGAAAGCATTTGTAAACAAGAAGAAGCCGTTTCTGTTCAAATGGCTGAGACTGAAGAAGAAGCAAATGCGTTAGTTACAGCGAGGAGGTCTGCCCTTTCTGCTTTGGCTCGATTGAAGCCAACAACTGTATTAGAGGATGCGACTGTCCCAAGGTCTGAAATTGCTACAATGGTTAGAGCGATTAATGATATAGCCAATAAATATAACCTTAGAATTTGCACTTTTGGGCATGCTGGCGATGGCAACCTTCATCCGACCTGTCCAACGGATGCTAGGGATAAAGAAGAGATACAACGTGTTGAACTAGCATTTGATGAAATTTTTGAAAAGGCGATAGAACTTGGTGGCACCATCACTGGCGAACATGGAGTAGGTGTAATGAAAGCACCATACCTTGAATGGAAGATCGGAAAAGAGGGCATAGCTGTGATGAAAGCTATTAAACTAGCATTAGACCCAAATCAAATTATGAATCCAGGTAAAGTATTTGCTAGAGATAAGAGGAAGCGGGTGGTGGTTTCCAATGAATCATATTCAACAACAGTTTAA
- a CDS encoding AAA family ATPase — MEMSHIKDVAEKVKQNIQRVMIGKEDTIDQILVALISSGHVLLEDVPGMGKTLLAKSMAKSLDCSFKRIQFTPDLLPTDVSGINFYNQKKGEFEFRAGPIFANIVLADEINRATPRTQSSLLESMEEKQVTIDGETRLLDRPFMVIATQNPVENQGTFPLPEAQLDRFLLKVKLGYPTKAEGLEILKRFKENNPIEDIKPVATSDMIIQAQNIYSKVHVSDDILGYILDIVEKTRSHSSIQLGVSPRGSQALLKAVQVYALLQGRDYVIPDDVKQMSKPVLAHRIVLAQSMRLKENQAEHIIDSILNEMTVPTEEQLQR; from the coding sequence ATGGAAATGTCTCACATTAAAGATGTTGCAGAAAAAGTAAAACAGAATATTCAACGTGTCATGATAGGAAAAGAAGATACAATTGATCAGATCTTGGTAGCTTTAATTTCTTCTGGACACGTGTTATTGGAAGATGTCCCAGGGATGGGAAAGACACTTTTAGCAAAGTCCATGGCAAAGTCGTTAGATTGCTCATTTAAGCGAATTCAGTTTACTCCAGATTTGCTACCGACAGATGTAAGCGGAATCAATTTTTATAATCAAAAAAAAGGGGAGTTTGAGTTCAGAGCTGGACCGATTTTTGCCAATATTGTATTAGCTGATGAAATTAATCGAGCGACACCGCGAACCCAATCGAGCCTATTAGAAAGTATGGAAGAAAAACAAGTAACAATCGATGGAGAAACGAGATTACTAGACCGACCATTTATGGTCATTGCGACACAAAATCCTGTAGAAAATCAGGGAACATTTCCGTTACCTGAAGCTCAGTTAGATCGTTTTTTATTAAAAGTAAAACTCGGATACCCAACGAAAGCTGAAGGACTTGAAATATTAAAACGATTTAAAGAAAATAATCCTATTGAAGACATTAAACCCGTTGCGACAAGCGATATGATTATTCAAGCTCAAAATATATATTCGAAAGTTCACGTCAGTGATGACATACTCGGTTACATACTCGATATTGTAGAAAAAACAAGAAGTCATTCGTCTATCCAGTTAGGTGTGAGTCCTCGTGGAAGTCAAGCATTATTGAAAGCTGTCCAAGTGTATGCTTTACTGCAAGGTAGAGACTATGTCATTCCTGATGACGTAAAACAAATGAGTAAACCGGTTTTAGCTCATAGAATTGTTCTAGCACAATCGATGCGTCTTAAAGAAAACCAAGCTGAACACATCATTGATAGTATCCTAAACGAAATGACTGTTCCGACAGAAGAACAGTTACAAAGGTAG
- a CDS encoding PP2C family protein-serine/threonine phosphatase — protein MGTLRIHPSQALPIIICYISSYYVWLVAFAENEKWLLFGANTFQVLAPLLAALFLVHPIIKSTGLQLVYWVLLLMSCLSYFLGQAFWNFYELVIGVYTPFPGWADVFYLLKGVFLLLALLLQLKLHFSKVDTIYNLLGIVSIITIILFFSLEYIIRPMLVGANSWVEIFFFFVYPLFDIAVLFMVLAINFYTTITKQVKIFLLGIFVFTVSHVLYTLLLISGFYKTGSFIDPLFSLGLLLVGASGFYDQRIQKPPPKKSPLVQRLFYPVVLGVFLIIWLIVHNVTRSTIDFVDIGIFIVLVLLSIRIILSRIENEKLLNNKLEELALARELQEKTLPLPIDDLFISISSYYKPSEELSGDLYTWYKIDEQQYGVLILDVMGHGVSSSLVSMSIKSLTQGVITRVKDPYLVMKELSRHMLQMFSTNENSYYFTAVYLLIDIETKTITYVNAGHPTLLWKEEDETVVQLPSTCPPIGIIENSLIVSDVIRFKKKGRLMLYTDGFLERIQGTPKQQIAYLGEILQKSHKQDIEEYKESLLSTYDSRVNEDDSCLVIVDIKK, from the coding sequence ATGGGCACTCTACGAATACATCCAAGTCAAGCATTACCTATCATTATTTGCTATATTTCTAGTTATTATGTATGGCTTGTGGCCTTTGCTGAAAATGAAAAATGGTTATTATTTGGAGCCAATACATTTCAAGTTTTAGCACCTTTATTGGCAGCTCTCTTCCTTGTTCATCCCATTATAAAATCAACAGGTTTGCAACTAGTATATTGGGTATTGCTATTGATGAGCTGCCTTTCATATTTTTTAGGGCAAGCTTTTTGGAATTTTTATGAATTAGTTATTGGAGTATATACACCGTTTCCCGGGTGGGCTGATGTTTTTTACCTTTTAAAGGGAGTTTTCTTATTATTAGCTTTACTGTTGCAACTAAAGTTACATTTTAGTAAAGTTGACACCATTTATAATTTATTAGGGATCGTTAGTATCATCACTATCATTTTGTTTTTTAGTCTAGAGTATATTATTAGACCAATGTTAGTTGGTGCAAATTCATGGGTAGAGATTTTTTTCTTTTTTGTCTATCCGCTCTTTGATATAGCTGTTCTATTTATGGTACTAGCAATTAATTTTTATACTACCATTACTAAACAAGTGAAGATTTTTTTACTAGGCATATTTGTTTTTACGGTTAGTCATGTGTTATATACTTTGTTATTGATTAGTGGCTTTTATAAAACAGGTAGTTTTATTGATCCTCTTTTTTCATTAGGATTGCTATTAGTTGGTGCCTCAGGATTTTACGACCAACGTATACAAAAACCCCCCCCTAAAAAAAGTCCACTTGTTCAAAGGTTATTTTACCCAGTAGTACTTGGGGTTTTCTTAATTATCTGGCTAATCGTTCATAATGTAACACGGAGCACTATTGATTTTGTTGATATCGGTATTTTTATAGTACTCGTGCTTCTTTCGATACGAATTATCCTTTCTAGGATTGAGAATGAAAAGTTATTAAACAATAAATTGGAAGAACTAGCACTAGCAAGAGAGCTTCAAGAAAAAACATTGCCTTTGCCCATTGATGACCTTTTTATTTCAATTTCATCTTATTATAAACCTTCTGAAGAGTTGTCAGGTGACTTATATACTTGGTACAAGATAGATGAACAACAATATGGTGTCCTTATTTTAGATGTCATGGGTCATGGAGTTTCTTCTTCTTTAGTTAGTATGTCCATTAAATCCCTTACACAGGGGGTAATTACGAGAGTAAAAGACCCGTATCTAGTCATGAAGGAATTATCTAGACATATGCTTCAAATGTTTAGCACAAATGAAAATTCTTACTATTTTACGGCAGTCTATCTTTTAATTGATATAGAAACTAAAACCATTACCTATGTTAACGCAGGTCATCCAACTCTTCTATGGAAAGAAGAAGATGAGACTGTAGTTCAACTACCATCGACATGCCCCCCAATTGGTATTATTGAAAATTCCCTCATTGTATCTGATGTTATTAGGTTTAAGAAAAAGGGGAGGTTAATGTTATATACGGATGGATTTCTTGAAAGAATTCAAGGCACACCAAAACAACAAATTGCTTACTTGGGGGAAATCCTCCAGAAATCTCATAAACAGGATATCGAAGAGTATAAAGAATCACTATTATCAACCTATGATTCTAGGGTTAATGAAGATGATAGTTGTTTAGTGATAGTAGATATAAAAAAATAA
- the ilvD gene encoding dihydroxy-acid dehydratase: MTDKDLRVKSIDISEGEHRAPNRAMLRAVGFEDSDFQKPMIGIASTWSEVTPCNVHIDKLAINAKKGAKEGGGAPLIFNTITVSDGISMGHEGMRYSLPSREVIADSIETVCGAERLDGLVAIGGCDKNMPGCMIAIGRMNIPAIFTYGGSIAPGKSKDGKDLDIVSVFEAVGQYNSGKIDKEELKHIECNACPGAGSCGGMYTANTMASAIEAMGMSLPGSASNPAETEDKLKDCEKAGQAVVELMRKGIVPKDIMTKKAFENAITVVMALGGSTNAFLHLLAIAHSVDVDLSLDDFDRIRKKVPHIADLKPSGRYVMNDLHHVGGVSAVMKQLLEASLLHGDCLTVTGKTLAENLAEVSPLKEGQDIIRPMDNPLKESGPLFVLRGNLAPEGAVAKMSGLKIKKITGPAKVFDSEPEATQAVLNNDIKEGDIVIIRYAGPKGGPGMSEMLSITGIIVGKGLGEKVGLITDGRFSGGTHGLVVGHVAPEAQVGGPIGIVRNGDSITIDSETQELTVHLSDEEMAARMKEWKQPPLRYERGVLNKYARLVSSASKGAVTDLQEE; encoded by the coding sequence ATGACAGACAAGGATTTAAGGGTAAAAAGTATCGACATTAGTGAGGGTGAACATCGGGCCCCAAACCGTGCAATGTTACGTGCGGTAGGGTTTGAAGATAGTGACTTTCAAAAACCTATGATTGGAATAGCCAGTACATGGAGTGAAGTAACACCGTGTAATGTGCATATTGATAAGCTTGCGATTAATGCAAAAAAAGGAGCAAAAGAGGGTGGAGGCGCACCTCTTATTTTCAACACGATTACGGTTTCAGACGGGATTTCAATGGGACATGAAGGTATGAGGTATTCCTTACCTAGTCGAGAAGTCATCGCGGATTCAATTGAAACGGTATGTGGTGCAGAGCGGTTAGATGGATTAGTAGCGATTGGCGGCTGTGACAAAAATATGCCTGGTTGTATGATAGCGATTGGACGAATGAACATCCCAGCTATATTTACATATGGAGGAAGCATTGCCCCAGGAAAATCAAAGGATGGCAAAGACTTAGATATTGTTTCTGTCTTTGAAGCTGTTGGACAATACAACTCAGGTAAAATTGACAAAGAAGAGCTAAAGCATATTGAGTGTAATGCTTGTCCAGGTGCTGGATCTTGTGGTGGAATGTATACTGCCAATACAATGGCATCGGCTATCGAAGCGATGGGAATGAGTCTACCAGGAAGTGCGTCAAACCCTGCCGAAACAGAAGATAAGCTAAAAGACTGTGAAAAAGCTGGACAAGCTGTCGTTGAATTGATGCGAAAAGGAATTGTTCCTAAGGATATTATGACGAAAAAAGCTTTTGAAAATGCGATTACAGTCGTTATGGCGTTAGGTGGATCAACCAATGCATTTTTGCACTTATTAGCCATCGCTCATTCCGTTGATGTTGATTTATCATTGGATGATTTTGACCGTATCCGTAAAAAGGTTCCTCATATCGCTGATTTAAAACCTAGTGGACGTTATGTCATGAATGACCTTCATCACGTAGGTGGCGTATCAGCAGTAATGAAACAATTACTTGAAGCAAGTCTCTTGCACGGAGATTGTTTGACGGTAACTGGGAAAACGCTTGCTGAAAATTTAGCAGAGGTTTCGCCTCTTAAAGAAGGTCAAGACATTATTAGACCAATGGATAATCCTTTAAAAGAATCTGGTCCTCTGTTTGTCTTGCGTGGAAACTTGGCCCCAGAAGGTGCTGTCGCAAAAATGTCTGGTTTAAAAATCAAAAAAATAACCGGACCAGCCAAAGTATTTGACTCTGAACCAGAAGCTACTCAAGCCGTTTTGAATAATGATATTAAAGAAGGAGATATAGTCATTATTCGGTATGCGGGACCTAAAGGTGGACCTGGAATGTCAGAGATGCTTTCCATTACAGGGATTATTGTTGGCAAAGGATTAGGTGAGAAGGTCGGCTTAATAACGGATGGACGTTTCTCTGGTGGAACTCATGGATTAGTGGTTGGCCACGTTGCGCCTGAGGCCCAAGTCGGTGGCCCGATTGGTATTGTTAGAAATGGCGATAGTATCACGATTGATAGTGAAACCCAAGAATTAACTGTTCATTTAAGTGATGAGGAAATGGCAGCTCGGATGAAAGAGTGGAAGCAACCCCCTCTTCGTTATGAGAGAGGAGTCTTAAATAAGTATGCTCGACTCGTCTCATCCGCCTCAAAAGGGGCAGTGACAGACTTACAAGAAGAATAA
- a CDS encoding DUF4129 domain-containing protein — MWDKIKFVGTKWLQGLTEFFLLFPILLLLSHFIVPPTQLFLWVSSLPIAFLIGLLLKRVLGDQKRWVFIIIVYLVSLALTLAFFASPLPIIFSIVITAFFLYRGVLYANEAWWNLLPVSKIWAGIGINLVCYFIFRLTESLSIYVTFVTWVIFVSLSLAFFISNSRHVRGATLADQQRVAINKVLKWQNRIFVIIFISILVLITNLGWIRAAYWYVVTKVGQFISWLTGLLEQPESGGGTSLEEMVDEGLPPAKETSWLMELIQNILYYIMFTVTVLFLAFVLYHFIKQLYRAMNALVRKIYRFFTQLTSKEENEDEEYSYIDEKESLFNVKDVGSEYTRKMKDWLATIVEREPKWHELKNVDKVRYLFRKLLVAERKLGFEVKSSQTAREMLQELQKTRTDEEMAELVTLYEQARYGDQSIDEEKIVILKSYVEKKS; from the coding sequence ATGTGGGATAAAATAAAATTTGTTGGAACTAAATGGTTGCAAGGGCTGACAGAGTTCTTTCTCCTTTTCCCAATATTGTTGTTACTCTCACATTTTATTGTACCACCAACACAATTATTTCTTTGGGTTAGTAGCTTACCAATTGCCTTTTTAATAGGGTTATTATTGAAGCGTGTTCTTGGAGACCAAAAGCGATGGGTGTTTATCATCATTGTTTATCTTGTCAGTCTTGCTCTTACTTTAGCATTCTTTGCGTCACCACTTCCGATTATATTTTCGATAGTGATTACTGCATTTTTCTTGTACAGAGGTGTACTATATGCCAATGAGGCATGGTGGAATCTCTTACCAGTAAGTAAAATATGGGCTGGTATCGGGATAAATTTAGTCTGTTACTTTATTTTTAGACTAACAGAATCACTTTCGATATATGTAACGTTCGTGACATGGGTTATTTTTGTTTCTTTATCGCTTGCTTTCTTTATATCCAATTCAAGACATGTCAGAGGAGCAACATTAGCAGATCAGCAAAGAGTAGCGATTAATAAAGTGCTAAAATGGCAAAATCGGATATTTGTGATCATCTTTATTTCTATACTTGTCCTTATTACAAATTTAGGATGGATTAGAGCAGCATACTGGTATGTTGTCACGAAAGTTGGACAGTTTATTTCTTGGTTAACTGGATTACTTGAACAGCCTGAAAGTGGTGGCGGCACATCATTAGAAGAAATGGTTGACGAAGGCTTACCTCCAGCAAAAGAAACATCGTGGTTGATGGAACTCATCCAAAATATCTTATACTACATTATGTTCACCGTAACGGTGCTATTTTTAGCTTTTGTACTCTATCATTTTATTAAACAGCTATACAGAGCTATGAACGCATTGGTGAGGAAGATATATCGTTTCTTTACTCAACTTACATCAAAAGAGGAAAATGAAGATGAAGAGTACTCCTATATTGATGAAAAAGAATCACTTTTTAATGTAAAAGATGTCGGAAGTGAATATACACGTAAAATGAAGGATTGGTTAGCTACCATCGTTGAAAGGGAACCAAAGTGGCATGAGTTAAAAAATGTCGATAAAGTTCGTTACCTATTCCGAAAACTACTAGTTGCTGAACGGAAACTGGGGTTCGAAGTGAAATCTAGTCAAACGGCACGTGAAATGTTACAGGAACTTCAAAAAACTAGAACAGACGAAGAAATGGCAGAACTAGTGACTTTGTATGAGCAAGCCCGTTATGGTGACCAATCTATTGACGAAGAAAAAATAGTAATTCTAAAATCTTATGTTGAGAAGAAAAGCTAA
- a CDS encoding DUF2524 family protein: MNTNEITIFINKAEQTIDQALNELAEVKIVRENDPSDFAYAQHQLQELQAEAEDLLEKVEFQERPVLVKVKQRLQEVQETMIRGI; the protein is encoded by the coding sequence ATGAATACCAATGAAATAACAATATTTATAAACAAAGCTGAACAAACGATTGATCAGGCTTTAAATGAACTAGCAGAAGTAAAGATTGTTAGGGAGAATGACCCTTCTGACTTTGCATATGCTCAACACCAACTTCAAGAGTTGCAGGCTGAAGCAGAGGATCTCCTTGAAAAGGTAGAATTCCAAGAACGACCTGTGTTAGTAAAAGTAAAACAACGCTTACAAGAAGTTCAAGAAACAATGATTCGCGGAATATAA
- a CDS encoding DUF58 domain-containing protein: MGIHWLIILSFVIVVAQSYAFAKWGLSRLQYSRYFTHSVVSQGDEIEMVEEIANKKPLPLPWLRLESRIDSSLQFHKQDNLDVVNDHFHRSLFSLLPYQKIKRRHKVVCARRGQYQLQSVSFTLGDLFGLDESYKTVSTDASILVTPQLIDMEDIPFPSHSWQGDILVRRWIVEDPFVHAGVRQYSYGDPLQSINWNATARVGSLQVNKKDTTADPNLLVYVSFDLSDDLWIPITDDRLIEKGISYAATIAHYAISNGINTGFGCNSYLLEPGEKAEKVPSSIRIESGSGKGHFTYLLESMAKLKMVKSMSFNHFLKEDIDNKLTNSDIVILAAFVSDKTKEHIADLEKLGNTVTVVNLKDDDELKAGENHVG; the protein is encoded by the coding sequence ATGGGGATTCATTGGTTAATTATTCTCTCATTTGTTATTGTGGTAGCCCAAAGCTATGCTTTCGCCAAATGGGGGTTATCACGACTACAATACTCTAGGTACTTTACCCATAGTGTCGTTTCTCAAGGCGATGAAATTGAAATGGTTGAAGAAATTGCTAATAAAAAGCCATTACCTCTGCCATGGTTAAGATTAGAATCTCGGATCGATTCTAGTTTGCAGTTTCATAAACAAGATAACCTTGATGTTGTTAATGACCATTTTCATCGGAGTTTATTTAGTTTGCTACCATATCAAAAAATAAAGAGAAGACATAAAGTCGTTTGTGCGAGAAGAGGTCAATACCAATTGCAGTCCGTTTCTTTTACACTTGGAGATTTATTTGGTTTGGATGAATCATATAAAACAGTTTCTACTGATGCTTCTATACTAGTGACACCTCAACTGATTGATATGGAAGACATACCTTTTCCATCTCACTCTTGGCAGGGCGATATCCTTGTTCGAAGATGGATTGTTGAAGATCCTTTTGTTCACGCAGGTGTCAGACAATATTCTTATGGTGATCCATTGCAATCGATAAACTGGAACGCTACGGCTAGGGTAGGCTCTTTGCAAGTGAATAAAAAAGATACTACGGCTGACCCAAACTTGCTAGTATATGTAAGCTTTGATTTATCTGATGATTTATGGATTCCTATCACAGATGACCGTTTAATTGAAAAGGGCATATCCTATGCAGCGACGATTGCACATTATGCCATTTCAAACGGAATTAATACTGGGTTTGGTTGTAATTCATACCTACTAGAACCAGGAGAAAAAGCCGAAAAAGTTCCTTCCTCTATTCGCATTGAATCTGGTTCAGGTAAAGGCCATTTTACGTATTTATTAGAAAGTATGGCTAAGCTAAAGATGGTAAAGAGTATGAGTTTTAATCACTTTCTTAAAGAAGATATTGACAATAAACTTACAAACAGTGATATCGTCATTCTTGCCGCTTTTGTTAGTGACAAAACAAAAGAGCATATCGCTGATCTTGAGAAACTTGGAAACACGGTAACGGTTGTCAATCTCAAAGATGACGACGAATTAAAGGCTGGTGAAAATCATGTGGGATAA